Proteins encoded together in one uncultured Methanobrevibacter sp. window:
- a CDS encoding MFS transporter, protein MRSNPKILLYILMLSTLAINTPLSIIGIISQISEYFNTSIALSGLYVSSFTFTIAITGLFIPVFFSKLGRKTTFVSILSLFAVSNLFIIFTKSIYIASFFRILSAVFYPAFISVALTFCEEIAPEGEGQDYITKILLGISVGSIIGLPITTWFGGVFGYQAAMTWIFLINLISLVLIAVFFPSIPGESKSYGMSLSSVKSKEFILATVGIIMMPIGASIVYNYMPYFLQTVSHIYTHQLSIFLFSYGLISIIGTWLGGKLIVIKDKATLIIFQLVCASVFLGLFVFADYLIPVLVLFLIFGILDGMGYNLIQYIETSVLPDIPELANGIFLSVLNGGIAIGIAIGGFLVDGLGVMSIFIFGIMFLLIAFALLVYVILVLKIDLKYS, encoded by the coding sequence ATGAGATCCAATCCAAAAATACTTTTATATATCCTGATGCTGTCAACACTGGCAATCAACACTCCTTTAAGTATTATTGGAATAATATCACAGATTTCTGAGTATTTTAACACATCAATTGCCCTGTCCGGTCTTTATGTAAGTTCATTTACATTTACAATTGCAATAACAGGTCTTTTTATACCAGTATTCTTTTCAAAACTGGGCAGAAAAACCACATTTGTTTCAATCCTGTCTCTATTTGCGGTTTCAAATCTTTTTATAATTTTTACCAAAAGCATTTACATTGCATCATTTTTTAGGATTCTCTCGGCAGTATTCTATCCGGCATTCATATCAGTCGCTCTGACATTCTGCGAAGAGATTGCTCCTGAAGGTGAAGGACAGGACTACATTACAAAAATACTTCTTGGAATTTCAGTCGGAAGCATAATTGGTCTTCCAATCACTACATGGTTTGGAGGTGTATTTGGCTATCAGGCAGCCATGACATGGATCTTTTTGATAAATCTGATTTCATTAGTGCTGATTGCAGTATTTTTCCCAAGCATCCCGGGTGAGTCTAAAAGCTATGGGATGTCATTGTCATCAGTTAAATCAAAAGAATTTATATTGGCCACAGTCGGAATTATAATGATGCCTATCGGAGCAAGCATAGTTTATAATTACATGCCATACTTCCTGCAGACCGTCAGCCACATATACACTCATCAGTTAAGCATATTTCTGTTTTCCTATGGTCTGATTTCAATAATTGGTACATGGTTAGGTGGAAAACTGATAGTCATCAAAGACAAGGCCACATTAATCATTTTCCAGCTGGTGTGCGCTTCAGTATTTTTGGGATTATTTGTCTTTGCAGATTATCTGATTCCTGTTTTAGTTTTATTTTTGATATTCGGAATACTGGACGGAATGGGATACAATCTCATACAATATATTGAAACATCAGTTCTTCCTGATATTCCCGAACTTGCAAACGGTATATTTTTAAGCGTTCTCAATGGTGGAATTGCAATAGGCATTGCTATCGGAGGATTTCTGGTAGATGGATTGGGAGTAATGTCAATATTCATTTTTGGAATAATGTTTTTACTCATTGCATTTGCTTTACTGGTTTATGTCATTTTAGTTTTAAAAATTGATTTAAAATATAGTTAA
- a CDS encoding type II toxin-antitoxin system VapC family toxin produces MYFLDTTFIVALFVSNDQWHQKAVEIFEKIKLDEFIISKLVIAETITVLKNKLNTKEIREIYRTLPKIVNVIDDYEFFDDAMEIFVKYDSKISFFDSMYIYLMKKENITEIISFDSDFDRANGINRIH; encoded by the coding sequence TTGTATTTTTTAGATACAACATTCATTGTTGCCTTATTCGTATCTAATGATCAATGGCATCAGAAAGCTGTTGAAATATTCGAAAAAATAAAACTAGATGAGTTTATCATCTCAAAACTTGTCATTGCAGAAACCATTACTGTTTTAAAAAATAAATTGAACACCAAAGAAATACGTGAAATCTATAGAACACTTCCAAAGATAGTAAATGTAATCGATGATTATGAATTTTTCGATGATGCTATGGAAATATTCGTTAAATATGATTCAAAAATTTCATTCTTTGATTCTATGTACATATATTTAATGAAAAAAGAAAATATTACAGAAATAATTAGTTTTGATAGTGATTTCGACAGAGCTAACGGAATAAATAGAATACATTAA